A section of the Phacochoerus africanus isolate WHEZ1 chromosome 4, ROS_Pafr_v1, whole genome shotgun sequence genome encodes:
- the ROM1 gene encoding rod outer segment membrane protein 1, whose translation MAPVLPLVLPLQPRIRLAQGLWLLSWLLALVGGLTVLCSGHLLVQLWHLGTFLAPSCPFTALPRVALAASAVALGTGLVGSGASRASLDAAQYPPWRGVLSPLLVAGTAGGGGLLVLALGLALALPGTLDTGLEEGLGTAMAHYKDTEVPGRCHAKRLLDELQLRHHCCGSHGYKDWFGIQWVSNRYLDPNDQDVVDRIQSNVEGLYLIDGVPFSCCNPHSPRPCLQSQLSDPLAHPLFDPRQPNLNLWAQGCHEVLLGHLQGLASTLGNMLAVTFLLQTLVLLGLRYLQTALEGLGGIIDGEEEAQGYLFPGGLKDMLKTAWLQGGVARRPAPEEAPAEKAPPKEGLPEA comes from the exons ATGGCGCCGGTGCTGCCCCTGGTGCTGCCCCTCCAGCCCCGCATCCGTCTGGCGCAAGGGCTCTGGCTCCTCTCCTGGTTGCTGGCGCTGGTCGGTGGCCTCACCGTCCTCTGTAGCGGCCACCtcctggtgcagctgtggcacctTGGCACCTTCTTGGCTCCCTCCTGCCCATTCACTGCCCTGCCCCGGGTTGCCCTGGCAGCCAGTGCAGTGGCTCTGGGCACAGGACTGGTGGGTTCAGGAGCCAGCAGGGCCAGTCTGGATGCAGCTCAGTACCCTCCCTGGCGAGGGGTCCTGAGCCCACTGCTGGTGGCTGGCACAGCCGGTGGCGGGGGGCTCCTGGTCCTCGCCTTGGGGCTAGCCCTGGCTTTACCTGGGACTCTGGACACCGGCCTGGAAGAGGGCCTGGGGACTGCCATGGCTCACTACAAGGACACAGAGGTGCCCGGACGCTGTCATGCCAAACGGCTGTTGgatgagctgcagctgagacacCACTGCTGCGGGAGCCATGGGTACAAGGATTGGTTTGGGATCCAGTGGGTCAGCAACCGTTACCTGGATCCCAATGACCAGGACGTGGTTGA CCGGATCCAGAGCAATGTGGAAGGCCTATACCTGATTGATGGGGTCCCTTTCTCCTGCTGTAATCCCCACTCACCCAGACCTTGCCTGCAAAGCCAGCTCTCAGACCCCCTCGCCCACCCCCTCTTTGATCCCCGACAGCCCAACCTAAACCTCTGGGCCCAAGGATGCCACGAAGTGCTGCTGGGGCACCTGCAGGGGCTGGCGAGCACGCTGGGCAACATGCTGGCTGTCACCTTCCTGCTGCAG ACACTGGTGCTCCTGGGCCTGCGGTACCTGCAGACGGCCCTGGAGGGGCTCGGAGGAATCATCGATGGGGAGGAAGAGGCCCAGGGCTATCTCTTTCCCGGTGGGCTGAAAGACATGCTGAAAACAGCATGGCTACAGGGAGGGGTGGCCCGCAGGCCAGCACCTGAGGAGGCTCCAGCAGAAAAGGCACCTCCCAAGGAGGGTCTACCTGAGGCCTAG